One Ictalurus punctatus breed USDA103 chromosome 21, Coco_2.0, whole genome shotgun sequence genomic window carries:
- the acad9 gene encoding complex I assembly factor ACAD9, mitochondrial, translating into MNLNRILALLKTAKLGRTLLSTRAGKELSFQHPHRCIQSSSRSLAYAKDLFLGKVNKNEVFPYPEISNEELEELKQFVAPVEKFFSEEVDSKKIDEEAKIPPETLDGLKALGLFGIQVPEEYGGLGLSNTMYARLGEITSLDGAIAVTLAAHQAIGLKGILMAGTEEQKAKYLPRLASGEHIAAFCLTEPGSGSDAASIQTRATLTEDGKHFLLNGSKIWISNGGMAEIMTVFARTEVLDKDGQKKDKITAFIVEKAFGGVTSGKPEDKLGIRGSNTCEVTFENTKVPIENVIGEVGGGFKIAMNILNSGRFSMGSACAGMIKKLIEMTAEYAGTRKQFTKKLADFGMIQEKFAIMAQNVFVMESMAYLTAGLMDRPGVPDCSVEAAMVKVFSSEGGWVCVSEALQVLGGIGYTKNYPFERYLRDCRILQIFEGTNEILRMYIALTGMQYAGKILTGKIKEMKKGNVGVVFEILGKKLKDSLGRTVDFGLTGKDGMVHPSLTESAKMLEQNVALFGSTVESLLYRYGKTIVDEQLVLKRVADTLINLYAMTAVLSRASRSISIGVRNHQHEVLLANTFCKDAYFKNNYWMIQLQKNSPENNDDNIKKIAQEVLENRAYICSHPLERTY; encoded by the exons ATGAACCTGAACAGAATCCTTGCTTTGTTAAAAACAGCTAAGCTTGGAAGGACATTACTGTCAACCCGAGCCGGTAAAGAGCTGAGCTTTCAGCATCCTCACCGCTGCATCCAGTCGAGCTCAAGGAGTTTAGCCTACGCCAAAGATCTGTTCCTAGGGAAAGTGAACAAG AATGAAGTCTTTCCTTATCCAGAAATCAGTAATGAAGAATTAGAAGAGCTCAAACAGTTTGTCGCGCCAGTGGAGAAGTTTTTCAGCGAGGAAG TTGATTCTAAGAAGATTGATGAGGAGGCGAAAATCCCACCTGAAACCTTAGATGGACTGAAAGCACTGGGGCTCTTTGGAATCCAGGTGCCTGAGGAGTATG GCGGCCTCGGTCTCTCCAATACCATGTATGCCCGGTTGGGAGAGATCACATCCCTTGATGGAGCCATTGCTGTCACACTTGCAGCACATCAGGCTATTGGCTTAaag GGAATCCTGATGGCTGGAACCGAGGAGCAAAAAGCCAAATACTTGCCCCGACTGGCTTCAGGAGAGCATATCGCAGCGTTCTGTCTGACTGAGCCCGGCAG CGGAAGTGATGCTGCCTCCATTCAGACTCGTGCTACGCTGACAGAAGATGGGAAACATTTCCTGCTTAACGGCTCAAAG ATCTGGATTTCCAATGGTGGGATGGCAGAAATCATGACAGTGTTTGCAAGAACAGAGGTGTTAGACAAGGATGGGCAAAAGAAAGACAAGATAACAGCCTTCATTGTGGAGAAAGCATTTGGTGGGGTGACCAGTGGCAAGCCGGAGGACAAGCTGGGAATCAGAGGCTCTAACA catGTGAGGTGACCTTTGAAAATACGAAAGTGCCCATAGAGAACGTGATTGGTGAAGTTGGTGGTGGATTTAAG ATTGCTATGAACATTCTGAATAGTGGGAGGTTCAGCATGGGAAGTGCATGTGCAGGAATGATCAAGAAGCTGATTG AGATGACGGCCGAATATGCAGGCACACGGAAACAGTTCACTAAGAAACTTGCTGATTTTGGGATGATTCAG GAGAAGTTTGCCATCATGGCCCAGAATGTGTTCGTGATGGAGAGCATGGCATATCTGACTGCTGGGTTGATGGACCGACCTGGAGTCCCTGACTGCTCTGTAGAAGCGGCCATGGTGAAG GTGTTCAGCTCTGAGGGtggttgggtgtgtgtgagtgaggcaTTGCAAGTTTTGGGCGGGATTGGATATACCAAGAACTACCCTTTTGAGCGCTACCTCAGGGACTGTCGAATCCTGCAGATCTTCGAG GGAACCAATGAGATCTTAAGGATGTACATTGCTCTCACAGGAATGCAGTATGCAGGCAAAATCCTAACAGGAAAAATCAA GGAGATGAAAAAAGGGAATGTTGGTGTGGTATTTGAGATTTTGGGGAAGAAGCTGAAGGACTCTCTGGGGAGGACCGTCGACTTTGGCCTGACTGGCAAGGACGGCATGGTGCACCCCAGTTTAACG GAGAGTGCTAAGATGCTCGAGCAGAACGTGGCCTTGTTCGGCTCCACTGTAGAAAGCCTCCTCTACAGATATGGAAAG ACTATAGTGGATGAGCAACTAGTGCTGAAAAGAGTGGCCGATACACTGATTAACCTGTATGCGATGACGGCAGTGCTGTCCCGCGCCAGCCGCTCCATCAGCATCGGCGTTCGCAACCACCAACACGAG